The sequence GTATTATCATTGAtacgatgaaaatgaattcattcgtTCGTTCTGCTTTTAATTCAGCGTCAAACGATTTTGAGAAAAGTAAACTACTCGCGCAGACATTGGAAGACCTGTACAAAACGGCGGGGAGGATGTATCCGGCCGACCAAACGAAATATCCAGGTTTCCGTCCCAGATCTTCGCCCAGTACAGGAAGAGCGAATTACAGGTAAAATAACGTCTCTATGATTCTATAATATCTACTactgatttaaatttttagttATATTCTCTGTTGTATTATATAATTACCCCCTAGCTTTCTtctctttaaccctttcagtgctggctaattaatatcctatagtgctggagataatttgaaaattctgaaaaattccaccctagtgtgttgaataacgggaatagcactatagtgcgtctacaccctggcgcggtatatcgttagttactaatatttcactatgtttgacaggtgctaccatctttcaagagagataattagtaattactaattaaatcaatacaccgcagtgcggtgtactagcaaaatccatcactgattcgtacaccgcactgcggtgtagatgcactgaaagagtTAATCTGTTTTTAGCATGAGAATGTTTCTGTGTTAATTTTCCCATAGTTTGTATCGCTTTTGATTACTTAAATTAGTCTTTTTTTGTACAGGATTCTATgtaaatttcataatttctgcTGTAATTCAGTAAgcttattcctgaagatggttattagaatatagtcgaaacgttgtaTAAACTGCTAGCtctagaaaacattttttcggaCTTGTCTTTCATTATAATTGTGGGTTTCTTTATTATCGTCAAAACACGGATTAGCGTGTTATTAATGGTGGTCTCTATAATTCAGCTTAGTTTCGATATTAACAGAAAGAGGTTTTCATATAGAAGATTATCCAGTTTCTAAAACATCTTATGAACTAaccatacatgtatttcagatCCGACGAAAATACAAATGAACCCGCGACGGTAAGCACTGTCAATATGGAAGACGTTCTGTCCATGATCGACCATGTAACAGATGATATGACGACATATAAAGAAAGGGTTAGTCTCATGTGATTTAGTATATCAAACGCCAACATTAGGATCCTCGTAAAAACACCTTTGAACAGTCATCTCCTAGGCTAGGTTATGTCGTCCTccctggcagggattcgaaccggatagcatcgctacactcagtcATGGCACGTActcctgccacactagaccgggtgtaCAGCAGATTGCTCAAACGCTGAGTAAATTTCATGGAGGAACCATAAATggaaaaacccgggctaacATAAAACAGCATTTCGTACCGTGacgagtctcgatgccatcatgttcgaatccctgccgagggcgGATGGGTTACGTTTCTGATTCTTGTTTGATAACCACCAGAACATCATTTTGGCTATTATTCAACTTTTTGAAGGTTTTTGTTATCACTGGGATCAGCTtccatatatattatattcatgtaaattcaattgaataagAATATTCCCTATAACTGATACCATTGATCATTATTGATTATAGTTGGTACCATCGCCGGGGCCTGGTTTCAATAAACCAACGATGTCGGTGAATGAAGCTACTGTCAGAGCTCAATCCGCTCCGGTTAGGAGGATCGACATCAGCCCGCATTCAGCGTGAGTACACGAGATAATCTTTGAAAGATAGGTGCAAATCTCCGGCAACTTCTGAGCCCATTGATGATTCATACAATCTACAAACAGAACTTGGCATTTGATGTGAGAGTGATTGTTGTATCAAAATATGCCCTCAGATACGAGAAATCCTTCTGAGAACTCTCTAACTCTTATTCCTATTAATCGTTTATTGATGAATTGATGATCATTTAATTTACTGTTTGAAACTGGTGTGAAATAGGCGTTTAATGGTCCCTTCCATTCATTCAATGTACAGATCGCCGTGTCTGACACCGACTGATATTAGACCACCCGATGAAACCGATTGGAAAGTGCATTTCCCTCGTGAATCGGCTAATGCGTCGCCGACGTCTGCCGTCGTGCAAGCTATCGACTGGCGAGGCAAAGTCGAACCGGAATCGACGAGATACAAGTAAGTCGGTTGGACAATTGACTAGCgggaaaaaattgataaactGTCAGAGGAGTTTAGCGCTCCAACTCGAATTCTATGGGCAGAATATTGACTAGGGCATGAAAATTGCAATACCAgtagttcatttcaaatgattcaaatttccTAGACTTATTGATACATGATTTAGCAGTAACTCGTAAATGAATCCAAGCGACAAAATTTGGTTCAAAAGTTGAATActataaaatgaattaatttcaactGTGTTGTATTGCCAAATCCAACCACATGCCTTCGGAATTGTATTGATCTTATACAACAAACCAAAAAGAACCgatatctatttgaatttcagaTGGACCGAAACGGGTTTCGGAAGCCACACGTACGTGAAGAAGCTGAGCAAGAAATCGTCGCCGCGAACCCGCGCCGTCGGAAGTACGTCAGCGGGTGGACGCCCGAAAACAGCACCGACAACGACGCAAGAAAAATGGAAAACCGAGAAGGTTCGTTTCTTATCTTAATGCCGCGGAATTTTTGTAAACGATCTTAGACGAACGAATGACGTTTGTTTCTCAAATATGTAAGATATAAGTTCGAATATcgaaagatgataatgattgaacggttttattttttttgcagCCATCCGATCAGAACACAAATGTAAAAGGAGCGGCGTCTCATCATGCTAAAGAGATCGATCCGAGCTCAGTCGCTGAAATGATGAAAGTATTACATGTAGGCGGACAATCCGATGATCCAACGTAAGTCAATCGAATTTATTAAATATATGCGCGTGGGCGCATTAGGCCTTTtatatgagaaaaattgatttcatcgcGTGTAACTTATATTAGGCTAAATGTAGCCAAggatttcattagaaattacatgtaatatgaaaaaaaaaattttggcccaaattgaGACCCAATTTTGAGCCTTATATACTTAATTCCAGGGCTAGGTCTTGGAGTTTGGAGTGGGCAGCATGATTTATGAGATAAAAGATATTCATCGTTATTTCAAAATGGTGCTATGGCCCAAAAAGGGGCATTTGAACCCCTGACCTCCCTCGACCTCCTTTGGGGACACTCAATAATAACGCCAATGAACTAACATTTGGGACTCCCATTGTATTGTTCGTTAACTTGAATAGGACTCCATTTTGTTATCACGTGTTATTTTATCGTTTCCCAGTAGGTGGCGTTATGCTCAGTAAGTACAACACTATTCGCATTATGCGGTAAAAGAAATCATTCACAGTTACTCCTAGCTGATCTGATTCAGCCTCTGGTAGCGGGGAAATTCATCATATAACATTTTATGTCTAAAATTTTACATACCCGGTATTTGTTCGTggaattgatttgaaacaatcaattcattgttttgatattatattataaaGCATTTGCTGTCACTCCTTTTCATGTTATCACTTCGTATCTCAACACAATCTTTGCATTAACTTCCACCATTTTCTCGATGTTTATTTAGTTATTTATATGTTGCCAGTTACAATTATCATGCACTGAACGTCTGTTGATACCATTTAATTCAGTCTTTCACAGATTTGATGATTTGCACAGAATAAATTGTCAAAATACAACACTAGGCTGACATATATGTTTCAAATCAtaagggtggccacttacctggattTCAGGGAAGAATTgggggaaaagtcagggaattttgttaaGATAGTTGGATCACGCgttaaatcaaacagtttccatccATGTATTACGTATGACTGTTAAATTGATTGggttcttagcagatcaagtcagggaaaacaatgtTCATGTCAGGGAAAAATTGACCAAGTGATCATGTTCCGTTACTAGTTACGCAAGTTGAATAGGGATTAGTTtgagaaataagaaataattttctgaaatatttaaCTAATAAAACCCAACAACCACAGAACCGGTTCCTTATTTTCAGTTCAATGAGAATGTTCATATCGTTACATATTTATGGACTATTATCAACTGAAATAGTCGAaaaattttagaatttcaaattagaatttaGAAGAAATCGGACGATAATTACCTATAAACTCGAGCCCCAAAGGCGTGGTTTCATTGAATGGGAAATAGCTTTGATGGATATTTCGTAATATGTGAGCTAGTTTGAGGATTCATCAAAACGATACCCATCCTATGAATCCGAGCTTTCGTATACTGCGCTTGTTCTGCTGAATTTCAGGCATCtcaaatcgttttttttttttttgtttttgtttttttttcattcgctTTCATCGTTTCTGACTTGTGTTATTTGTATTTCGCGCACAGGCCAAGACATTACTTGATGAAAAGCTTCGGATTGAATGCGGGAGCAACTTTATCAGCAGTATGTTATGTGTTTACTTTATGTTGTTGGTTTTTGCGACCCCTTTTGTATAAGAGCGAAATATTTTCCATTCGATCGCGAGTTCTTTATTtgcaatgtttttattttcgtcATGTTAGGAGTTGAAAGAGATGATGTCTCGAATGCCACCTCCGACTATGGAGTTTTTGTCAATCACAGCTCCGAAGCCATGTCAAGGTAAGCGTTATCGCctattttttaagattttcaaTTCTGCTTTATACAGTTAACTGGGATTACCTCGGATTATCGCTTGCCTTGGATAAATGTTTTACACAAAAAGCACTTCTAATATTGACAGCTACCCAAAAATTCACTGACctcaaaaaaatcaaatggCCCCACGAGATCCGAGTTTACTGTATACATTTGAAAGTATACACGTACTTCAGTTAGAATAAAATTAGGATGTCCCTGGAAATGAATGGCCATTGATTTTCTCCATGGTACAAGATgtccactgacctggaaaactaaGGAAACCATAAAAATACTAGAAAaatatcagggaaaactcgTGGAAGTTTGAAAATTACCTGGAATTTCGATAATATGCTATTGGACATGCGTTTTTATCAATATCTGATTCCTAGAAAAAATAATCGTAACATTCCGAACCAGGAAATTTCTCCATTTACCTGCCACTGATTCACTCGGGGAATACTGTGTTATAACATAGAATATCCTGGGTAacataaaatgtttgaatttgtGAAGCGTATGTCGTGTTGAATTTTGTGACACGAAGAACGTCGTTTTCCAAATCATTCCATAGATTTCAGAAACCGCTACGAATATGTTCGGTCTTAGTCATGCACGCGATTCATGCTCATTGAAAAATGCTTTACACGTTTTGAGTACCGATAAACACGGGCGGAATTCACTGCATTGAAATTCTATCATTTTTGCAAAATGAATCCCAtgtacaaaaagaaaaaaaacgtgTACGTAGAATAACCTCATCGCAGTATACGCCATCGAGTTCTAGAAAAAATCACATCAATCACTGCGCGACGCATTCATTCTGCATCGCTCTAAAAGGTCGACGAATCTGGAGACGTTTATTTTCCGCTGTAATAAAAATAGCCGTCGTTAATTAGCCGGCTGTCAATAGAGTATTGATTATATAACCGATGCCTTGGTATATTGATTACATACGTGCTGATTACATAGAAAGGTTACTTACCATTTCGTATACATTACGAAATAAGGATTGGTTATTGCGTATTGCGTAATCTAACCGGAGGAGTTTTACGGCGATCGGCTTGGATAGTACGATCTCGGATATAACAATTTATCGGTTATTACAAACCTAGAGCAATCGTCCAAAATAggaaattttcaatgatttcatactggatgtGACGAACCATTGGTTATAAAgaacaggggccagttgcacggtcgtgacttaagtccaaaagtagtcttaaatcttaagactggtctcaatttctcagattggctatagaactaagttggtctgagactggtcttaagtctaagctatGACTGTgctcttaagtctaagccatatCATAGTcatgatatataatatatataagaccagtctaagaccaacttcgtTCTGTAGCcattctaacaacttaagactagtcttaagatttgataccatttttggacttaagtcacgactgtgcaactaggctctgtaacgaggttccgccgTATAAGTATCCATTGCCTTTGGTAGTGGTCGAGCGGTTGacatctttttatttcatctcgCATCTCACTGATATCAGTGCATCTGGTGGGCTGTAACGCATCGAAGCGATTCATTCATGTTGTTAATATCGTATGTAAATTTTGTCTTATGCATGTTTTGATTTATGGCGTATTGAAGCTGGCGGATTACCTAAGTGAAACAGATCAACGGAATTGATTCACGAAAGAATGTGAATTTCTTGCTTCGAACGTCCAACAGAATATGTACCGTATCTCGGACATGTTTTGATCGAGGATTCTAGATTTCAAATTCTCAGGCAGGTTAATATATAAAGATACTCGTGTTAATGGTCAATTTACGATTGACTCGCAGTTTTCTCACACGTAAACTGTTGATAACACGAATCAATAGATTCGTAGGGAAGCgattaataattcattacCAGTATGTACTGGAATGCTTGTCGTGTGTATATATTATTGGTTATTACGGAACCAAGAACACGTTTATGTTGGATTTATTGAAGTATTGAAGAAATACGGTAACTAGGAGAATCGGATTGTAACTAAGGCAGGTTTTTACTGATTCTGTAATTCTCTTGTGGTGCGTTCGTTTTAACCAGAATATGCTCTACCTATTCCGGCGAAATTgggtaatctgtaaacctgataggcCGGTGCAGAGTTTGCAATCCAGAATATCTAATCCTCTACCGGAATACGTTCAATCGAAACTGCCTAAATGTCTGTTCGGCTTTAGAACCAGGAAATATGGTTGCGCAAGACATAGCGTCTGATTGTGAGGTCAGGTGATGGTATCATACGCTATTTCAACATAAAGTAGGAATCTGTAGGTTGATGAAAATTCTTTGAaacgaaaaaagtttttcctcACATCAATTTTCGATATCGATGACAAATTCTTTAGGGAACGAATTTGGACCTCTCAAAAAATTGGATTTTGGAGAATTCTGGAGTATGGAATATTGAATACCGGTAGATCAAGTGTAGTCCTTACCACCAATCAATCAGAGCTTACGCAACAGCCTAAACTCAGCAGATAACATGTGTGCATTAAATGTTTTCTTTGCTTATTGATAAGCGATGAAGTGTTTTTCATTCAGGTTTCTATATTGCAAATCAACGATTGGCAATTTCCTGTCATTGACACATCGGTTCAAATCTGACCTTTTATAAGTGGTTACGACAACGACAACGACAACGGAAAATGTATACATTCGCGTAATCAGTACTTGATACCGTTAATCATCTTATAATATTCCATTTCAGACCACCAGAAAAGCCAAAGTGCAGGCCCAATTATCAGAACTGACGTGTGAGTATTAATAAAGTCATATATCCTGATGTTGTActttaaaaaatctgatgatttttatttcattcctCAATGCACTGAGCGGTGCTCTGGTCATTATCCTGATTAAGTAAGAGCGGCCAGATGAGAACCTTTGACTAAGAAACTTGGCCACGACCTGGATTCAGAACCCTTTGACAAGACCACTGCATGCTTCTGGTGAACAATGTCTATCAATAACTTGACTTGACTCTCTTCACGCTGCAGTGAGACATAAGGCCACAACATGTTCTCCACAATTTCTTCGTCTTTGGTAACTCGCAGCGCTTCGTCCCTTGTCAGCCACATCAGTTTCAGCTTGTCAGCCATTTCTCACCTCCAGATGACTTTTGGTTGGCCCCCTTCTCTTCCCTTGGGGGTCCAATGTAGGGCAGTCTTTGTCCCAcccagaaaaaaagaaattctgcCGTTCGAAACTGTCATTGTTTATCTATTTGCAGAGATACGCCTCGTCAGCTGTACGCGCCGCCTCAAACACCGTTACCGTCGACTACTAACGTTCTATTGAGTGATAATGAATCGGAGCAGATCGACGTCGAACGGCCGTGGTCGGTGACCGATCCCAAACAACCCGATAACAGTGAGGGCGACGCCGATGAACTCGAGTGGGAAACGTTTCAAAAACAGGTATTAACCAATGTCAAACTTATGCATACAGCACATATTAAATTGCCTGCCTAGAAAGATGTTTTTGGCCCATCCCAAcctcagggtggccactgacctggataaattgggaatcagaaaaatctagaaaaataagGGTAATCTAAgtttaccaaaaacctggaaaaccttGGAATTTGGGTGATAATGTTATTGACCATGTGTCTCttatcaatacgtgattcattgaaaaatgaatgaattgtaacattctaaacctagaaattttgtGTCGTCACACgcaaaaatcaaagaaaacccattggatttgtaaatgggccGAAAGTGGTCACCCTGAACCTTCATCTAATTACCAAGTGATTTATCTGCGGCATTATCATGAAATTAAATCcgatagaaaatgtttttggtCATTGGTCAATTGATACAGTCATACAGTAACTAGATGGAGACAGCTATCATTTTGCAATAGGAGTTCCTATCCTAAGGGTGTCCTTGCCaatagggatcattcatttattacgaaCGCATTAGCGGAGGGGTAGGGGGAGGGgtaagtgcaattgcgtactgtaatgctcaATGTATGTGAAAAAATGgctgattttgcgtacagggggatggaaaaagtcaaatttcatgcgtacgtaataaatggatgatccAATACCTAGATAATAGGTCCTATTACTTATTGGATTCTTAGATCTACGGATTCAAAATGAGTGATCATTATTTTCCAGGTTGAAGCATCAGCGATTGCGACTTCGATTCCGACCGTCGTAGATGAGACGCGCGCCGCGACGACTTCCGCTTCGAAACGTCCGTTGACTGAACCGCAACAACCGGAGAAAAACACCGAGTTGAAAGTCGTGAATTTATCGCTGGACAATAAATACGCTTTCAGTCGCGACAAGCACAACGCCAATTTCCACGTGGCGGCGCAGTCGCCTCGTAAGGGGTTAACGTCGTCGAAACCGTCTTCGGCGTTGCCGGAGAAGGCGAAGTCGATATCCGTCACTGATCTTTCGCGACAGTTGAATCTGTCGGAACATTGGAGTTTCTCGCCGGACGTCGACATCGCGACGGTGAACGCGGACGTCACGAAGAATCAGCCGAATCTTCACATCAACGGCGAATATTGGCTGAAAGAGCTTCGCAACGACAAGAATTATTGTCGCGATTGTAAAACGTCGTCGTCACCGAGAAAAGACGGCAAAACGGCGCGTCGCCCGAAAACGAGTGCCGGACGTAAGATCATCGACGGAAAAGCAGCCGAGCGGCCGCTGATGAAAAAACGAGCACGAAGCGCCGGCCCGACGAGAATGTTGCGTCAACGCGAACAACAGCCCGCCAAGTTTATCGTCGGCCCGAAACCGACGGCGCCATCTATACCGAGCCCGCATCATCCGTTCGGAGGTCGTTCGCCGCGTCTCAATCAGGCCTATCAGGTCGAGTTGGAAAAACAGGCCCGCAAGATGGATAGTCCGAGGCGTTACTTGCAAACAGGTAGAGAAACCTTTTAAGCTAAGCCCCGCGTGTACTTACATCGTACAGGAGGCCTTGCCTACCTTGGAAGAAATTTGTAAGAAAATTTTATCTGAAGTTCCAGAATTCCCCGTGCTTAGATATATGTTAGTTGAATGAATCCATCTAGGGCCAGTTGTATTGACTAGTATTATCTTTGAATTATCTTTAAATTAAATTAACCGGTaaacttaattgaaaattaatctaGTTAATCCTAGTAAAAGTTCATACCAGTCATTCAAACCAACCGCTGGTTCTGGGGAGATTTACTAGCATTGGTTCCTTACGTATGCAAAGCACAGCCCCTATACCTATATTCAAAATTCTTTACGAATTTTTGCTATATTTGATATAGAATTATTGCTTTTATGTCGTATGGTTAGAAGCTCTCTTTGTTTTAGTAACCCAGTTCCGTGGTTACGACGAAGATATGGAAGCAGATTCGCACCAAACATCATCCGGTCGTACGGTCGCTGGATTAACAAATCATACAGCGGTGCTTAATATTCGCGGTCAAGGCATGTCGTCACAGGGCGGTGGTGGACTGCGCTTTATTCCCAGTTCACAACCTCAGCCTTCTGGTGAGTATTGACGATACAGAATATGTATTCTGTTTTGTGATTGTGTTTGTTAAAATTTGCAAAACACGAAAAATGTCCAACGTACACAAGATGACAAACGTTTTTTGACGAATCAAAAAGAGTTACACAAATCAAGCGGCGCTTGTTTCATGAAAAACCGTTTTTCCTGGCTGTGTGAATTGGGCTTTATGGTTTAGACACTGTTATTAATGAGATCGGGATTCGCATTACGTGTTTCAGATCCAATCAAACTTCACATAAACTGGATATACAGTAAACAGGGTATACACGCAGAATTCATGTACTCTCTGCATTAGCTATGTCTACACAGATTCAATAAACTTGACATATTGAACTAATAAGGTTTATTTCATAAGCCAAATATGAGCAACGTTTTCGATCTCAGTGTTATCAAATGGTGAAATAAACTCATAATCTTTTAAACTTCAGTTTATTGAACTTGAGATTTGGGTCTGTACAGTATCTAAACTCAAGATAATTACTTCTGTGTAGAtgtagtttttatattttatatatagttttaGTATATGAATCTATCTTTGTGTAAAATTCGTATCATATCCTACATAATTTGTGCTTGTATCTTAGTTGGACAGACGTCTTGGAACTGTGATTTAGTTAACTGCCAATGATTTAAGCCGATTTGGTTTTTGGTGTCtattttctatatgaaatcaGTACAAAATACAATTCTTTCAAATCGATTATTTTGTAGAATATCTGGCTGTAGTCCCCTATTATCTATTTAACAAGAATGTTGTCCTAATCCACTGATCTTAGCTATACGTAATTCTGGTGATGgcatgtgtgtgtgtatacTTGTAGTTCTAGACTATCGGCATTTTGTGTTTTTTGTGCTGTCTCAACAAATCCGTTTTGTCTGCAATATACGTTAACTGCCAATGATATAAGCCGATTTGGTGGGTGGGGTCTATTTTCTATATGGAATCAGTACAAAGTACAATTCGTAATTCGTAAAATTCAtacaaattgattattttgtagaaTATTTCGATGTCGTTccctattattttcattatgtcGCAACAATTCTGTTTTGTCCATGACCTTCAGTATCTAATTCCTGTAAAAGTGACGATAACCTCATAAATTTGGAGAACTAGTGATTTTGGCATTTCATTGATGTGTTAATTAATTGTACGCGACTGATATCAGCTTCCGGTTTGGCAATTTCATATCTATTCACAACACTGATACAAAGCTTAACTCTTCGCGTATTCGTCATAGTAGTTTGTATTCTAATGCGGTGTGTTTTTGCTGTTTTCTTTAGCTAACAGTAACGCCCAATCCTCCGTCGAATCTTCTCCGTCTAGACCGGCGACGGCGACTTCGTAAGTAGCGTCGATAGCGTCGAATTTCGACAACGTTTTTCGAAACCTTATCGTTGATCGGAATTCGTATAAACATTTCAGATCTAAACGTAAATCATCAACTAATCACGGTCAAGGTCGACCAATACCCGATTACGTCGAGGCAGTAGACCCGGTATGTATTTCTGGAAACCTTTTTCGATGTTGCCGGTCCATTATTTCTGGTCAAAGAActgaaattagattttaagaGTAAATTTCTGTTTCGAAAGGATCATATGGAGACCGCCGTCCAGAGGCAAAAAGAAGCAAAAGCGGCTGTGGATATACAAAGGTACCGCCCACATCTGAACGACGCTAGTTTTTAGTCAATCTGAGGACgcgtttctgatttctttctttttatttcgttAGGATCTTCCGCGGATACGTGGCCAGGTCGcattatgaaataatgttaCGTCAGCGTAGATGGGCTTTAGAAGATAGAAAGAAGGACGAACAAGAAGGAAAGAGGTAATATGCTAGATCATGTGTTCAGGATGTTAGATTTAACAGCAAGCATCGGGAAGTTGGCATCGTGCATTGCATATGTGATGAACATCTTTTTGATGGATTGAAATAAGTTCATCTGTGTAAATGATCTAATAAAGTTAGATTTAGTTGAAAACTCACAGAGCTTTCGATCCTAATGTCTTTTGATTGGGCTAGAAAGCGAAATCCATTTCTGAGGCAGAGACAGTTCACACACATAAATACGTAACCTTACTTGCATATTGTAGTCTTTTCCATGAATTGATAAGGTTGTATTTCCAGGTTATATCGCGAACACGCCGTGCGCAAATCGAAAATCGAAAACCGCCCATTGGATCCCGAGGCGGTTGACTGGTCAAGAAACTATGAGAATCATCTTTCTAATCAGGAAAAGGAACGCAAATTGAAGGCCGAATCAACCGTTAAAGAGTAAGTGGAAGTTTGTTTTCTTCGCGTGAGCTTGTTTCCTTTAATGCGATGAATTCAGgctactggacccagttccactgttgtgaATTGGAGCTAACCCTTCGGTTGATATTTTGAGTTAACTTGTTGTGAAATCTAACTCAAAACTATCTTACCGGGTGATTAACTTTGAAACTGAAGATGCGAATCTTTaatctgaaatatttacaCTAATTCATGCTTTTCTAGATTGGTATCGAAGAATCAAGAAGAGAACAAATATATCGCGACGATCGGCCCTCATGTTGATATTTATCAGTACGTATTGATCATCATATTATCCAGTTTTAGATTTGGTATTTTCTGCATGTTCAGATCTCAAGGAGTGcttgaaattacaatttatataGGAATTTCCATCCGAAGAAGACTGGTCCCACGACgaaagaattgaatttagCTGCCTCGATCATTCAAAGATATACACGCGGTTTTCTAATACGACGTCGATTCGAAAAACTGAATAGAAAGGTAGTACATAACGTGTCTACAGAAGCCATCTTATTCATGACGaactcaaaatcaaaatgaaaaaatttgatgccaaaaaaaaattatcattttttgtcTAAATCGAGGACAGGCCTTAGAACACTTGATCAATTTCTTACTTATCACATCCAAATCAAATCATCTACCTTTTCTACGGTGGAAGCTCTTCAGATGTAATTCATCGCCCTCTGATCCTGGATAATCCAAAAGAGCTCACCAGTGCCTTTGAACTTTATCACCAGTGTAACAGGCGCTCTATAAATGACACTTTTGATTGACTGATTGATATAATATGTGTTGGTTATTATGAACctagaatttcatcccaaaTAGGATGATTAcgtaatttcatactggatataacaaactctcagttat is a genomic window of Tubulanus polymorphus chromosome 5, tnTubPoly1.2, whole genome shotgun sequence containing:
- the LOC141906491 gene encoding uncharacterized protein LOC141906491 isoform X3, with product MTVGLSVHEQLGIIQTGLKKVRNSPLMQENEFRDMYRAADRHFNDVKLGHLTGKPRDLLEKSYSDTRFYAILIRMMTDAAGCLTDNRQKSDLEHVHTWYLTNRHVLHSAPKFGKARQKSEANKLLKKKATPRLTDAQRLLRLNDLNSVRSESRSGRNTTSPSTNSQLNTKVSTKSNEAGGRNEISSQALLTPAPTTTPQASDDEDDTVPSPVPQVHITIHEKTDSLPIHGSRAASAASLPRQTDVPVSVSKPKMVHPISSLINPHAHYQPSDERSKEVLRNPEDSMDKAAKLRMWKAFQEEHKSGQDILEKLQFCGRNGCPYGQRYVAHEMGESPEYYTNNIVAEYTAKFDQLESTTQKASNDFEKSKLLAQTLEDLYKTAGRMYPADQTKYPGFRPRSSPSTGRANYRSDENTNEPATVSTVNMEDVLSMIDHVTDDMTTYKERLVPSPGPGFNKPTMSVNEATVRAQSAPVRRIDISPHSASPCLTPTDIRPPDETDWKVHFPRESANASPTSAVVQAIDWRGKVEPESTRYKWTETGFGSHTYVKKLSKKSSPRTRAVGSTSAGGRPKTAPTTTQEKWKTEKPSDQNTNVKGAASHHAKEIDPSSVAEMMKVLHVGGQSDDPTRWRYAQPRHYLMKSFGLNAGATLSAELKEMMSRMPPPTMEFLSITAPKPCQDHQKSQSAGPIIRTDVDTPRQLYAPPQTPLPSTTNVLLSDNESEQIDVERPWSVTDPKQPDNSEGDADELEWETFQKQVEASAIATSIPTVVDETRAATTSASKRPLTEPQQPEKNTELKVVNLSLDNKYAFSRDKHNANFHVAAQSPRKGLTSSKPSSALPEKAKSISVTDLSRQLNLSEHWSFSPDVDIATVNADVTKNQPNLHINGEYWLKELRNDKNYCRDCKTSSSPRKDGKTARRPKTSAGRKIIDGKAAERPLMKKRARSAGPTRMLRQREQQPAKFIVGPKPTAPSIPSPHHPFGGRSPRLNQAYQVELEKQARKMDSPRRYLQTVTQFRGYDEDMEADSHQTSSGRTVAGLTNHTAVLNIRGQGMSSQGGGGLRFIPSSQPQPSANSNAQSSVESSPSRPATATSSKRKSSTNHGQGRPIPDYVEAVDPDHMETAVQRQKEAKAAVDIQRIFRGYVARSHYEIMLRQRRWALEDRKKDEQEGKRLYREHAVRKSKIENRPLDPEAVDWSRNYENHLSNQEKERKLKAESTVKELVSKNQEENKYIATIGPHVDIYQNFHPKKTGPTTKELNLAASIIQRYTRGFLIRRRFEKLNRKVSMYCQSFKAFMKDYNALLCRIQRRHGIERPKTPFSIEEVTEFIDMKKRYESTFDKRSFGGELDEHELPFYFNECDLYPAPAEVDDAIDMVFKGKKRAKQGSFTKKEVIEITFQIYIPKACCLPDVRRSTWMNPIIDGQEALKLLGSESVEPAPLRVCAELVAASMKERKLAEEQRLRDERRQIENS